In Stomoxys calcitrans chromosome 2, idStoCalc2.1, whole genome shotgun sequence, the following proteins share a genomic window:
- the LOC131995310 gene encoding uncharacterized protein LOC131995310, producing MNNSKTIKKTTPKQFEALVDFMCQNPNIAKGYHKNTDKLSIKEQWNNLQRKLNSLGPPTREAEGWMKVWADMKSSVKKKIVHNKMESRATGGGIFNQKLLTPLEEAVAGLLQINSIVSPECPSIGVQSSPVNLIQEILEDEVDGHVSEDNVEVDIQPNTSTRKRKQRTVDKNVLLDQQLKIQTSLYEEVKKSLSEIERYSRKNYKVQEERLKMEKEKLRLYKEQIRNKENYRTNMLKLRTEEITLKQQKIEIEKARIQEFL from the coding sequence ACgacaccaaaacaatttgaagCTCTTGTGGATTTTATGTGTCAAAACCCAAATATAGCTAAAGGATACCATAAAAACACAGACAAGTTGTCCATTAAAGAGCAGTGGAATAATTTGCAAAGGAAGCTGAATAGTTTAGGCCCTCCCACACGTGAGGCTGAAGGTTGGATGAAGGTATGGGCAGATATGAAGAGCAGCGTTAAGAAGAAAATCGTGCACAATAAGATGGAAAGCCGTGCAACTGGTGGAGGCATTTTCAACCAGAAGTTGTTGACACCTTTGGAGGAGGCAGTAGCAGGACTACTGCAAATCAATTCTATTGTAAGTCCAGAATGCCCATCCATCGGTGTTCAAAGCTCGCCGGTAAACCTGATTCAAGAAATTTTGGAGGACGAAGTTGATGGACACGTCAGCGAGGACAATGTAGAAGTGGATATCCAACCCAATACTTCCACTCGAAAAAGGAAGCAACGAACTGTGGACAAAAATGTACTTCTGGATCAACAGCTTAAAATTCAGACAAGTTTAtatgaagaagtaaaaaagagtttGTCGGAAATCGAGAGGTATAGTCGCAAAAATTATAAAGTTCAAGAAGAAcgattgaaaatggaaaaggaaaaactTAGGCTATACAAAGAACAAATTAGAAATAAAGAAAACTATAGGACCAACATGTTGAAATTGAGAACGGAAGAAATAACcctcaaacaacaaaaaattgagaTAGAAAAAGCCAGAATTCAAGAATTCTTATGA